In one window of Harpia harpyja isolate bHarHar1 chromosome 11, bHarHar1 primary haplotype, whole genome shotgun sequence DNA:
- the MFSD14A gene encoding hippocampus abundant transcript 1 protein isoform X2, whose protein sequence is MGFARTPQGIGSPSVYHAVIVIFLEFFAWGLLTAPTLVVLHETFPKHTFLMNGLIQGVKGLLSFLSAPLIGALSDVWGRKSFLLLTVFFTCAPIPLMKISPWWYFAVISVSGVFAVTFSVVFAYVADITQEHERSMAYGLVSATFAASLVTSPAIGAYLGRVYGDSLVVVLATAIALLDICFILVAVPESLPEKMRPASWGAPISWEQADPFASLKKVGQDSVVLLICITVFLSYLPEAGQYSSFFLYLRQIMGFSSESVAAFIAVLGILSIIAQTIVLSLLMRSIGNKNTILLGLGFQILQLAWYGFGSEPWMMWAAGAVAAMSSITFPAVSALVSRTADADQQGVVQGMITGIRGLCNGLGPALYGFIFYIFHVELNELPMPESPSGGSVVTQYHLQQNSIIPGPPFLFGACSVLLALLVALFIPEHTNLNVRSSNWKKHCGSHGHPHSPQAPGEAKEPLLQDTNV, encoded by the exons GTTTTGCATGAAACCTTCCCAAAACATACATTTCTAATGAATGGTCTAATTCAAGGAGTAAAG GGCTTATTATCATTCCTCAGTGCCCCACTCATAGGTGCCCTGTCTGATGTGTGGGGACGGAAGTCCTTTTTGCTGCTAACAGTATTTTTCACCTGCGCACCGATACCACTAATGAAGATCAGCCCATG GTGGTACTTTGCTGTCATCTCTGTCTCTGGAGTTTTTGCAGTGaccttttctgtggtttttgcaTATGTAGCAGACATAACCCAAGAACATGAAAGAAGCATGGCCTATGGTTTG GTTTCAGCAACTTTTGCGGCAAGTTTAGTTACCAGCCCTGCTATTGGTGCCTATCTTGGTCGAGTCTATGGAGACAGCCTGGTTGTGGTCCTGGCTACAGCAATAGCCTTGTTAgacatttgttttattcttgttgCTGTACCAGAATCGCTGCCAGAGAAGATGAGGCCAGCATCCTGGGGAGCACCCATTTCATGGGAACAGGCTGACCCTTTTGCA TCACTGAAGAAAGTCGGCCAGGACTCAGTTGTGCTGCTAATCTGCATAACAGTCTTTCTTTCCTACCTCCCAGAGGCAGGTCAATATTCCAGCTTCTTCCTATACCTCAGACAG ataatGGGATTTTCATCTGAAAGTGTTGCAGCATTTATAGCAGTCCTTGGGATTCTTTCCATTATTGCACAG ACGATAGTTTTGAGTTTACTTATGCGGTCCattggaaataaaaataccatCTTACTGGGCCTAGGATTTCAAATACTACAACTTGCATGGTATGGCTTTGGATCAGAACCATG GATGATGTGGGCAGCTGGCGCTGTTGCAGCCATGTCCAGTATTACTTTCCCAGCTGTAAGTGCACTGGTTTCACGAACTGCTGATGCTGACCAACAAG GTGTTGTTCAAGGGATGATAACAGGAATTCGAGGACTGTGTAATGGTTTGGGACCAGCACTTTATGGTTTTATATTCTATATATTTCATGTTGAACTGAATGAACTCCCCATGCCTGAATCACCATCAGGAGGTAGTGTGGTCACACAATACCATTTACAACAG AATTCCATAATTCCTGGACCCCCATTCTTATTTGGAGcgtgctctgtgctgctggcactACTTGTTGCCTTGTTTATTCCTGAACACACAAACCTAAATGTACGATCCAGCAACTGGAAGAAACACTGTGGCAGCCATGGCCATCCCCACAGTCCACAAGCTCCTGGTGAAGCTAAAGAACCATTATTACAAGATACAAATGTATGA